The Geomonas agri genome contains the following window.
GCCCTCTCCCAAAGGGCGAGGGGAAGTGGACGTCGCACGATCTAAAGGGTGTGAACGCTACCGCTGACAAAACATTTACAAGGACATGTATATGCAACCTGATCCTATGATCTTCACACCCCTTCTGGCGGCCGCGGGACTGATCTTCGCCTGGAGCTGCTACCGCCGCTTCAGCCTGGTCGGCGTTGGCGCCGCCGAGGACCGCTGCTCCAGTCTGCAGGAAAGGCTGCAGGGGATGTTCCTGTTCGCCTTCCTCCAGAAGCGCGTGGTCAGCCGTCCCTTCGGCATCAACCATCTCTTCATCTTCTGGTCGTTCCTGATCCTGGCCGTCGCCAATACCGAATTCCTGGTGGCGGGCGTGGTCCCGGCGGCGAAGCTGTCGCGGATCCTGCCGATGGCGCTGTACCAGCCGCTGCTGATTGCCTTCGATGTGGTTTCGCTCTGCGCCCTCGCGGCAATCGTGGTTGCCTTGGTGAGAAGGGCGGTGGCTCCTCCTTATGAGGGAGCCCGCACCGGCGAGGCCTTCGCCATCCTTTCCATGATCGGGACCCTGATGCTGGCCTACTTCGGCCTGCACGCGGCGGAAATCGCCCTGGGGCAGGAACCCGCGGCGCAGGCGATGCCTATTTCGTCTGCCCTTGCGTCACTGTTAGCGGGGCAGGGGCCGTACACCCTGGAAAGCCTGGCGCAGATCTGCTGGTGGCTGCACGCCGGCGTGCTCCTGTTCTTCCTGAACTACCTCCCCTACAGCAAGCACATGCACATTCTGGCGGCGATCCCGAACTGCTTCTTCAAGGGGCTCGATACGCCCAACACGCAACCGCGCGAGGAGTTCGTCGAGGGGAACGTGTACGGTGCCGGGAGCATCGACCGCTTTACCTGGAAGGACCTCTTCGACTCCTTCTCCTGCACCGAGTGCGGCCGCTGCGAGAAGTCCTGCCCGGCCGCCAGCACCGGTAAGCCGCTCAACCCGCGCCTGGTCATGCACGACATCAAGGTGAACCTGCTCGCTAACGGCGGCCTTGTGCAGCGCGGCGGTGAGCCGGCCGTGCCGGTCATCGGCGACGCCGAAGGGAGCATCAAGCCCGACGCCCTCTGGTCCTGCACCAGCTGCGGCGCCTGTCTTGCCGCCTGCCCGGTCTTCATCGAGCAGATGCCGAAGATCACCAAGATGCGCCGGCACCTGGTGCAGATGGAAGCGGACTTTCCGGAAGAGCTCCTGAACCTCTTCGAGAACATGGAGCAGCGCTCCAACCCGTGGGGCATCGCGCCGGGCGAGCGCGGCAAGTGGGCCGGCGGACGAGAGGTGCAGCAGTTCGAGGCGGGCAAGACCGAGTACCTCTACTTCGTGGGGTGCGCCGGCTCCTTCGATTCGCGCAGCAAGCAGGTCACCCTGGCCATGACCAGGATCATGGAGGCGGCGGGCGTCTCCTACGGCATCTTCGGCAAGGAGGAGAAGTGCTGCGGCGACAGCCTGCGCCGGCTCGGCAACGAGTACCTCTTCGACAAGATGGCACGGGAAAACGTGGCGCAGTTCCAGGAAAAGGGAGTCACCAAGGTGGTCACCCAGTGCCCGCACTGCTTCACCACGCTGAAGAACGATTACCGTCAGTACGGCCTGGAGCTGGAGGTGATACCGCACGCGGAGTTCATCGAATCGCTGCTGGCCCAGGGGAAACTGAAGCTCGACCACCATGCCAAGAAGGGCGGCAACATCGTCTTCCACGATTCCTGCTACCTGGGACGCCACAACGGCGTCTACGAGGCGCCGCGCACGGTCATCGCGCAGGCGACCGGCACTGCGCCGGCTGAGATGGAGCGTAACCGCGAGAACTCCTTCTGCTGCGGCGCCGGCGGCGGGCGCATGTGGATGGAAGAGCACCTGGGCGAGCGGATCAACCTGAACCGGGTCAGCGAGGCGCTGGAGGGGAATCCCAGTACCATCTGCACCACCTGCCCCTACTGCATGACCATGATGGAAGACGGGCTGAAGGATCGTTCCAGCGGCGGCACCACCGTGAAGGACATCGCGGAGTTGGTGGCAGAAGGTTTAAAAGGCTAGCGTGAAACAAGGCGCCTTGCCCCACCCCCTAGCCCCCTCCCGCGAGAGGAGGGGGAACCAGGGGGCGACTTTCCACTCCGAAAGAACGTAACCATAAAGGGGGCCGGGACCGGCTCCACCGAAACTCTCGCCCCCCGGAGGGCCGGACGGGACGTCTTGACGCGGGCGGCACCTCCCCGGTCGGACCCCTCCGGGGGGCGGGGGGAGCAGCGGACCAAGAGGATCAACGGATGCAAAGCAACGCAGCGGCGCTGTCTGAATTCATGCCTGCCAACGAGCCGGCCTTTCGTGAGTACCCTTCCAAGCTGTTCGTGGAAACCACCAGCCGCTGCAACCTGAACTGCGTCATGTGCATGAAGCAGAACGGGGACGGCAGCCGGGCCAAGGACGGTGACCTCGACCTCGCCACATTCAGCGAACTGGAACCGGCGCTCCCCAACGTGGAGGCGCTGGTGCTCAACGGCGTCGGCGAGCCGCTCTTGAACACGCGGCTTGAACACTTCATCAGCCGGGCCAAGAAGCTGATGCCGGCAGGAAGCTGGATCGGCTTCCAGAGTAACGGCCTGCTCCTCTCGCACCTGCGCGCCGTGTCGCTCTTGAACGCGGGCGTGGACCGGGTTTGCCTCTCCATGGACGGCGTGGACGCTACCACCTTCAGCTCCATCCGCTCGGGGAGCCAGCTGGTGGACCTGGAGCACGCCCTGAACGCGCTGGGCGCCGCCAAGTCCGCCTGCCACCGCCCCGACATGGAGATCGGCGTCGAGTTCGTGGTGATGCGGGATAACCTGGCGCAGCTCCCCGCGGCGCTCTCCTGGGCGGCCGAGTTCGGGGTCAGCTTTGCGTTGGTCTCCCACCTGCACCCGTTCGACGAACCGCACCTCGAGCAGTGCAGCTACGACCTCTGCAGCGACGAGGCCATCACCCTGTACCAGAGCTGGAAGAGCAAGGCGGACCTGAAGGGGGTCGACATCAGCCGTTATTTCGAGATCCTGTGGAGCTATCACAAGTCCGAGCAGGAGCGGCGGGTCATCGATTTCGTGGCGGCGATGAAGGCGGATGCGAACCAGCGCGGCATCACGCTGGACCTGAAGCGGCTGTTCGCCATGGACATGTCGCAGATCCATGAAAGCCAGGGGATTTTCGAGGAGGCGGCGCAGGTGGCGCGCCGGACCGGGATTGACCTGAGGCTGCCGGAGATCGCCCGGCGCGAGAAGCGTGGTTGCAGCTTCGTGGAGAAGGGGAGCGCTTTCATTTCCTGGGACGGCGGCATGCATCCCTGCTACCACCTCTGGCACAGCTGCCGCTCCTACGCCAACGGCTGGCAGCACCCGGTGTACCCGTGGGTGTTCGGCAACGTGAAGGATCGCGGTATTTTGGACATCTGGAACAGCCCGGCATTCCGCCGCTACCGGGAGAACGTGGTGCGCCACGACTACCCGTCCTGCGCCGAGTGCAACACCTCGCCCTGCGACCTGGTCCAGGCCGAGCGCTTCGACCAGGACTGCTACGTCAACACTGAGCCCTGCGGCAGCTGCCTGTGGAGTTCCGGGGTCTTCAGGTGCCTGGACTGACCTCTTTCAAAACGTTTCTGAGCGCCGATAGTGTGTAGGGTTTCTGGATGAACCCCGCGACGTGCTGGCCGGAAAATTTCCGCTGCAGCTCGAGTTCGCTGTAACCGCTGGACATGACCACCTGCACGTTGGGGTCGATCTTTTTCAGCTCGCTCAGGCACTGGTCACCATCCATGTGCGGCATGGTCAGGTCCAGGATCACCAACCGGATGCCGGGGACGGACTTGTACAGTTCCAGAGCTTCCCACCCCTCGCTGGCGGTCATCGGGGAGAAACCAAGTTCCCTGAGCATCTCGGCGCCAATGTTGCGCACCGTCTCCTCATCGTCGACAAGAAGTACGTATCCGGTCCCTTCCCAATCCTCCGGCTCGGGCGGGGAGGGGGGCTGGTGTAAATCGGACTGGGGCTGCTCGCCCGCCGGGATAAGTATCTTGATGGTAGTCCCTACGCCCGGCTCGCTTTCCACGACGAGGGCTCCGTTGTGCCCCCTGATGATCCCAAGTACCGCCGCCATCCCCAGACCGCGACCGGTAAACTTGGTGGTGAAAAAGGGGTCGAACATCCTCGTCAGCGTTTCCTTGTCCATGCCACAGCCGGTGTCTGCTATCTCCAGATAAACATACTGCCCCTCTGCAAGCTCCTCGTTCTGCCAGACGTTCTTCAGGTAACTGCTGTCGCACTCCATGCTACCGGTTTTTACCGAGATGGTCCCGTTGCGCTCTCCCAACGCTTCGGAGGCGTTAATGACCAGGTTCATGACGACCTGGCGGATCTGGGTCGCGTCGCCCTCGATGTGCGGGAGCGACCGGGCGAGATTGAAGCTGAGCTGAGCCTTCTTGGAGATGGAAACCTCGAGCATGTGCAGCATCTCTTGCAACAGACGATTGAGGTCCAGGCTTTCGATAATGAACTTCCCCTTGCCGGAATAGGCGAGCATCTGTGCCGCCAGGTCGGCGGCCCGGGCTGAGGCCTGCTCTATGCTGCGCAGGTTCCCTATCGCCGGCGATTCCTTGTTGATGCGCATCAGGGCCAGTTCGGCATTGCCCATGATGGCCATGAGGATGTTGTTGAAGTCGTGGGCAATGCCCCCGGCCAGCACCCCGAGGCTTTCCAGCTTCTGGGCGTGCAGCAGCTGTTTTTCGAGCTGCTGTTGCTCTTCCTCCAACCGCTTGCGCTGGGTGATGTCGCGGACCAGCAGTATGAACCCGGTGCATGGATTCCCCATCGCGGTGACCGCAAGCTCGAACCACAGCTCTCCTTGCGGCATCGGGAGGGAATACACGGCGCCCCTGTGTGTGCCGGTTTTCTCCGCTTCTGCCAGGGCCTCCATGATCACCCGTGTCGGTTCTTCAGGCAAGATCTCGGCAATCCTCTTTCCCATGAACTGCTCCGGGGGGAGGTACAGCAAGCCTATCTGTGAGGAGTGAAATTCGACGATGACCCCGTCCCGGTCGGTCCGGAACATCAGGTCGGGCATGGAATTGAGGATCGCTTCCTGCGACTCCTGGGCCAGCCGCACGTCAGCCTCGGCCTGCTTGAGCTCCGTGATGTCGCGCTCCAGGCGCTGCGCCATCAGGTTGAAGCTCCTGCATACCGTTTCGATTTCGGCGACGGACGTAGACTTCACCCTGGCAGCCATGTTCCCAGCCGATAGCTGGTTGGCCACCTGGGCCAGTTCGCTGACTGGGCGCAGGACCAAACGGTTGGCGGCAAGGTTGAGGGTGATGGCGAGGGTGAGGGACATGAACAGCATGCCCATCAGGATGATGGTGGCCTGGCGCAGCAGTTGCGCGTGGATATTTTGTCGGCTGAGCCCGATGCGCACGGTGCCGAGTTGAGCCGAGTCGACTCTGACCCCCTGCGACAGCTCCATGATGTATGTGTCCTGCCTCAGGGAGTTGATAATGGTGCTGAGGGGCGCGTCGGAGGGGAGGTGCTGCAGGTGCCTCGCCAGCAGTGGGTGATGTCCCTTGAGGCTGGCAGTGGCCGTCGTGAGCGCGGTGCCGTCCGCGTCCTCGATGACGACGTAGACAACCTCGTCGTCATGTACCACGGCGACCAGGGCGTCCAGCTGCAAGGTATCTTGCAGTATCAGCGCGTCCGTGCAGACCGAGGCGATGTACTCCGCGAAGGCCTTGCCCTTGTTCTCGATGGAAAGTTCCAGCTTGTTCTTCTGGGCGACGAACAACGTCGCCGTTACCGCGATGGAAAAAATGAGGATGATGCTGAAGGAAAGGAGGAAAAACCTTCGCTGCAGGCTCATGTTTTTGATGTGCCACATGCCCATTGATTCCTGCCTTCCCCGTGGTGGCGGCTCCCTACTTGATATTCATCCTGAGCCACTTCTCCATCTCCCTCACCGAGTC
Protein-coding sequences here:
- a CDS encoding ATP-binding protein, coding for MWHIKNMSLQRRFFLLSFSIILIFSIAVTATLFVAQKNKLELSIENKGKAFAEYIASVCTDALILQDTLQLDALVAVVHDDEVVYVVIEDADGTALTTATASLKGHHPLLARHLQHLPSDAPLSTIINSLRQDTYIMELSQGVRVDSAQLGTVRIGLSRQNIHAQLLRQATIILMGMLFMSLTLAITLNLAANRLVLRPVSELAQVANQLSAGNMAARVKSTSVAEIETVCRSFNLMAQRLERDITELKQAEADVRLAQESQEAILNSMPDLMFRTDRDGVIVEFHSSQIGLLYLPPEQFMGKRIAEILPEEPTRVIMEALAEAEKTGTHRGAVYSLPMPQGELWFELAVTAMGNPCTGFILLVRDITQRKRLEEEQQQLEKQLLHAQKLESLGVLAGGIAHDFNNILMAIMGNAELALMRINKESPAIGNLRSIEQASARAADLAAQMLAYSGKGKFIIESLDLNRLLQEMLHMLEVSISKKAQLSFNLARSLPHIEGDATQIRQVVMNLVINASEALGERNGTISVKTGSMECDSSYLKNVWQNEELAEGQYVYLEIADTGCGMDKETLTRMFDPFFTTKFTGRGLGMAAVLGIIRGHNGALVVESEPGVGTTIKILIPAGEQPQSDLHQPPSPPEPEDWEGTGYVLLVDDEETVRNIGAEMLRELGFSPMTASEGWEALELYKSVPGIRLVILDLTMPHMDGDQCLSELKKIDPNVQVVMSSGYSELELQRKFSGQHVAGFIQKPYTLSALRNVLKEVSPGT
- a CDS encoding radical SAM/SPASM family putative metalloenzyme maturase, with product MQSNAAALSEFMPANEPAFREYPSKLFVETTSRCNLNCVMCMKQNGDGSRAKDGDLDLATFSELEPALPNVEALVLNGVGEPLLNTRLEHFISRAKKLMPAGSWIGFQSNGLLLSHLRAVSLLNAGVDRVCLSMDGVDATTFSSIRSGSQLVDLEHALNALGAAKSACHRPDMEIGVEFVVMRDNLAQLPAALSWAAEFGVSFALVSHLHPFDEPHLEQCSYDLCSDEAITLYQSWKSKADLKGVDISRYFEILWSYHKSEQERRVIDFVAAMKADANQRGITLDLKRLFAMDMSQIHESQGIFEEAAQVARRTGIDLRLPEIARREKRGCSFVEKGSAFISWDGGMHPCYHLWHSCRSYANGWQHPVYPWVFGNVKDRGILDIWNSPAFRRYRENVVRHDYPSCAECNTSPCDLVQAERFDQDCYVNTEPCGSCLWSSGVFRCLD
- a CDS encoding (Fe-S)-binding protein; translation: MQPDPMIFTPLLAAAGLIFAWSCYRRFSLVGVGAAEDRCSSLQERLQGMFLFAFLQKRVVSRPFGINHLFIFWSFLILAVANTEFLVAGVVPAAKLSRILPMALYQPLLIAFDVVSLCALAAIVVALVRRAVAPPYEGARTGEAFAILSMIGTLMLAYFGLHAAEIALGQEPAAQAMPISSALASLLAGQGPYTLESLAQICWWLHAGVLLFFLNYLPYSKHMHILAAIPNCFFKGLDTPNTQPREEFVEGNVYGAGSIDRFTWKDLFDSFSCTECGRCEKSCPAASTGKPLNPRLVMHDIKVNLLANGGLVQRGGEPAVPVIGDAEGSIKPDALWSCTSCGACLAACPVFIEQMPKITKMRRHLVQMEADFPEELLNLFENMEQRSNPWGIAPGERGKWAGGREVQQFEAGKTEYLYFVGCAGSFDSRSKQVTLAMTRIMEAAGVSYGIFGKEEKCCGDSLRRLGNEYLFDKMARENVAQFQEKGVTKVVTQCPHCFTTLKNDYRQYGLELEVIPHAEFIESLLAQGKLKLDHHAKKGGNIVFHDSCYLGRHNGVYEAPRTVIAQATGTAPAEMERNRENSFCCGAGGGRMWMEEHLGERINLNRVSEALEGNPSTICTTCPYCMTMMEDGLKDRSSGGTTVKDIAELVAEGLKG